In a single window of the Olivibacter sp. SDN3 genome:
- a CDS encoding TlpA disulfide reductase family protein, which produces MNDIIVKAMLRPVFKLNSKSRLKISGMAESSDSLPFSWLEKVPRLPNMTENIPFTLYFIPFTSNSCNWEKKILSFSSHVLITFLFCVCLAHAGQRENFPAAAGVALTTDSIKPLQIGDTIPEALWNLPLQMVQAGQEGSTTITLNDYKGKLIILDFWATWCSPCVAAFPKMDSLREVFVDDLAIIPVTKEKRETVAAFFARMHRETGRKAFSVIGDDVLHGYFRHHVIPHYVWIGPERTVSAITEGEAITKRSITEFLERNIVPLAVKHEELSHYDPNVPMMMGINQVDPGDLSYHSVFTGYLTGINPSLAISQDKKRITALNASPLWLYRVAYGEFRTEFLNPNRIRLELADKDRVTTDLAGVAYTEWLNKYGHSYELVVPPEDSVQLFRFMRQDLDRFLGYRCNIEKTLTTCLVLRRTSEEDMLKTKGGKAQMKRDLFSLNIRNMLWKNFTGLLDIYYLQNIGMPFLDETGYSGKVDLDINARMTNPSELNKALKAYHLELVEEERNVEMIVLRDKQQNEKPE; this is translated from the coding sequence TCACGCTATATTTCATACCATTCACGTCAAACAGCTGCAACTGGGAAAAGAAAATTCTATCTTTCAGCTCTCATGTTTTGATTACGTTCTTGTTCTGTGTTTGTTTGGCTCACGCCGGGCAGCGGGAGAATTTTCCTGCTGCCGCAGGCGTGGCATTAACCACAGACTCCATCAAACCTTTACAGATAGGCGATACCATTCCCGAAGCCTTATGGAACCTGCCGTTACAAATGGTACAAGCAGGGCAGGAGGGAAGCACTACCATAACCCTCAATGACTATAAAGGCAAACTCATCATCCTGGACTTCTGGGCAACTTGGTGCAGCCCTTGTGTGGCTGCCTTTCCAAAAATGGACTCGCTGCGCGAAGTTTTTGTAGATGATCTGGCTATAATACCGGTTACGAAGGAAAAGCGGGAAACGGTGGCTGCATTTTTTGCCCGCATGCATAGAGAAACTGGCCGAAAAGCTTTTTCCGTTATCGGTGATGACGTCCTCCACGGTTATTTTAGGCATCATGTCATTCCGCACTATGTATGGATAGGCCCTGAAAGAACCGTTAGTGCTATCACAGAAGGGGAGGCCATTACTAAGAGGAGTATAACCGAGTTTTTGGAGCGAAATATTGTTCCCTTAGCCGTAAAGCACGAAGAGCTTTCGCATTATGATCCTAATGTACCCATGATGATGGGCATCAATCAGGTCGATCCCGGAGACCTATCATACCACTCCGTTTTTACAGGTTACCTAACGGGCATCAACCCTTCATTGGCCATCTCGCAGGATAAGAAAAGAATTACCGCGCTGAATGCCTCGCCTCTCTGGCTGTACCGCGTGGCCTACGGCGAGTTTAGAACTGAATTTCTCAACCCAAACCGCATCCGGCTCGAGCTGGCAGATAAGGACCGCGTGACTACCGATTTGGCAGGTGTCGCTTATACGGAATGGCTAAACAAATACGGTCACAGCTACGAACTGGTCGTGCCACCCGAAGATTCTGTGCAGCTTTTCCGTTTTATGCGGCAGGATCTGGATCGTTTTCTTGGATACCGCTGCAACATCGAAAAAACACTAACAACCTGCTTGGTGTTACGACGCACATCTGAAGAAGATATGCTGAAAACCAAAGGAGGCAAAGCGCAGATGAAAAGAGACCTGTTCTCCCTAAACATCCGTAACATGTTATGGAAGAACTTCACAGGCCTGCTGGATATCTACTACCTGCAGAATATCGGCATGCCCTTTCTGGATGAAACGGGCTATAGCGGTAAAGTAGATTTGGATATAAATGCACGTATGACCAACCCTTCGGAACTCAATAAAGCGCTTAAAGCTTATCACCTCGAACTGGTGGAAGAAGAGCGCAATGTAGAGATGATCGTGTTGAGGGACAAACAACAGAATGAAAAACCGGAATAA
- a CDS encoding SusC/RagA family TonB-linked outer membrane protein, producing the protein MYRIIKYFISLLWLSILACTAWAQDNGVTIRGTIEASGGNVLAGASVRISNTTFTVKSDENGAFVFKRVALPVQLEITYTGYRPQTLRVSEANDKIWRIVLEASQDQLEEVEVSTGYQSLPHERTTGSFEQIDNKLLNRRVSTNVLDRLEDVTSGLLVDRRGSEDNFDIRGRSTIMGNDRPLIVVDNFPFEGDLASINPNDIESITVLKDAAAASIWGTRAGNGVIVINTKKSAYSQPLKIDFNSNVTVAEKPYFKDLPWVSSSDYIELEKELFELGYYSAAENAANRPPLTPVVELLISGRDGEMSNEEMNRQIDRLKQYDVRDDFGRYMYRESVNQQYAISVNGGSEKMRYLISSGLDKNLADRINNDYQRFTIRSEVALKPVKNLELRSSINYAGSSNRLNNRGYTDVNSGGSRSIYPYARLADDGGNPLPIVHEYRSSFVRDAYEMGLKNWEFVPLNNIYDRDFNTRIADLRLTADAAYTVSDWLVTEVKYQYQRMSNISNNIQRESSFMMRDLQNRFTQFEPDGTFSSPVPEGHILNHSLTEIVAHAVRGQVNVDKTWDKYHVSAIMGAEVREVSTDGYNNRFYGFNDDILTIDTQTDYQGFYRQYPSGSQQRIPWSGGVTGLYDAAVSYYGNAAFTYLDRYTLTASGRIDQSNLFGVRANQRSVPLWSVGGSWTASEETFLAMEWLPYLKLRATYGFNGNIDRSVTAFTTARYLNNASLTGLPFALISNPPNPDLRWERVGVANIGLDFRLKNSLLSGSIEYFNKRGLDLMGFAPIDATTGIKEFKGNVAHIRGSGWDVTLNSRNMGRGAFSWVSSLLLSRAVDVVSQYGEALGSVFNYLGDASVERLSVNPIEGRPVYGIHSFKWGGLNPEIGAPMGYLPDGTWTDNYSAIASASSVEDLVFHGYARPPVFGSLRNTISYHNLSFSFNLVYKLGHWFRAPSINYTNLYSQWNGHSDFAQRWRQPGDEQFTHVPAMHYPANQSRDQFYTFSEVLAERGDLLRLQDVTLNYQLDKQSWRSNPFANLEIYLYANNLGLLYTANKRRIDPDFPLMRNPRSIALGFRASF; encoded by the coding sequence ATGTATCGAATAATTAAATATTTTATCAGCCTGTTATGGCTAAGCATACTGGCCTGCACAGCATGGGCACAAGATAACGGTGTCACCATACGCGGCACGATTGAGGCTAGTGGTGGCAACGTTTTGGCGGGCGCATCCGTACGAATAAGTAATACAACGTTTACCGTAAAGTCCGATGAAAATGGCGCATTTGTTTTTAAACGCGTTGCATTGCCCGTGCAGTTGGAAATTACTTATACTGGCTATCGCCCACAGACCTTAAGGGTTAGCGAAGCCAATGATAAGATATGGCGTATAGTGTTAGAAGCGAGTCAAGATCAGCTGGAGGAAGTGGAAGTATCTACCGGCTACCAATCGCTGCCGCACGAGCGTACCACCGGATCTTTTGAACAGATCGATAACAAGCTGCTGAACCGTAGGGTAAGCACTAACGTACTCGATAGGCTGGAAGATGTGACTTCCGGGCTACTGGTAGATCGCCGTGGCAGTGAAGATAATTTTGATATCCGTGGGCGTAGTACTATCATGGGCAACGACAGGCCGCTCATCGTAGTAGATAACTTTCCTTTCGAGGGTGACCTGGCTAGCATAAACCCGAACGATATCGAGAGTATTACGGTGCTAAAAGATGCGGCGGCAGCCTCCATCTGGGGAACCCGGGCAGGGAACGGAGTTATCGTGATCAACACGAAAAAGTCTGCCTACAGCCAGCCCTTGAAGATTGATTTCAATAGCAACGTAACCGTTGCGGAGAAGCCATATTTTAAGGATTTACCGTGGGTAAGTTCCAGCGATTATATCGAACTGGAGAAAGAGCTCTTTGAATTAGGCTACTACAGCGCTGCAGAAAACGCTGCAAACCGACCGCCTCTCACCCCCGTAGTGGAGCTGTTAATTAGCGGTCGCGATGGAGAGATGAGTAATGAAGAGATGAATCGGCAGATCGATAGACTCAAACAGTATGATGTAAGGGATGATTTTGGCCGCTATATGTACCGGGAAAGTGTTAACCAGCAATATGCTATCTCGGTAAACGGCGGCTCGGAGAAAATGCGTTACCTCATCTCATCTGGCCTGGACAAAAATCTGGCAGATCGCATCAATAACGACTACCAACGATTTACCATTCGTTCTGAGGTCGCGTTAAAGCCGGTTAAGAATCTGGAACTCCGTTCCAGCATTAATTATGCGGGTTCGTCTAACCGTTTAAATAACAGGGGCTACACTGATGTAAATAGTGGCGGTTCGCGTAGTATTTATCCTTATGCGCGGTTGGCCGACGATGGTGGCAATCCGTTGCCCATTGTGCACGAGTACAGATCTTCATTTGTGCGGGATGCCTACGAGATGGGGCTGAAGAATTGGGAGTTTGTTCCGCTCAATAATATATACGATCGGGATTTTAATACCAGGATTGCCGATTTGCGCTTAACGGCAGATGCGGCCTATACAGTTTCGGATTGGCTGGTTACTGAAGTGAAATACCAATATCAGCGCATGTCTAATATCTCGAATAATATTCAGCGGGAATCTTCTTTCATGATGCGTGATCTGCAGAATAGGTTCACGCAGTTTGAACCGGACGGTACGTTCTCCTCACCCGTCCCGGAGGGCCATATCCTGAATCATTCGTTAACGGAGATTGTTGCCCACGCTGTGCGTGGACAGGTCAATGTGGATAAGACCTGGGATAAATATCACGTCAGCGCTATTATGGGGGCAGAAGTACGGGAGGTATCTACGGATGGGTATAACAATCGTTTTTATGGATTTAACGATGACATTCTCACTATTGATACCCAAACCGACTACCAGGGTTTTTACAGGCAGTACCCGTCTGGCTCACAGCAGCGTATCCCGTGGAGCGGAGGAGTGACAGGCCTATACGATGCGGCGGTATCTTATTATGGCAATGCTGCTTTTACTTATCTGGATCGGTATACACTAACGGCCAGCGGTCGTATCGACCAGAGTAACTTGTTTGGGGTAAGGGCAAACCAGCGGAGCGTGCCTCTGTGGTCGGTAGGCGGAAGCTGGACAGCTAGTGAAGAGACTTTTTTAGCGATGGAGTGGCTACCATACCTTAAACTGAGGGCCACCTATGGTTTCAATGGAAATATTGACCGTTCGGTCACCGCATTCACCACCGCTCGCTATCTTAACAATGCCTCGCTTACGGGATTGCCTTTCGCCCTCATTTCTAACCCTCCAAACCCCGACCTGCGCTGGGAGCGCGTAGGGGTAGCCAATATCGGGCTGGATTTTCGTTTGAAAAATAGCTTGCTCTCCGGTAGCATTGAATATTTTAATAAAAGGGGACTGGATCTCATGGGCTTTGCACCCATTGATGCCACGACCGGCATAAAGGAGTTTAAAGGCAACGTAGCCCATATTCGAGGGAGTGGATGGGACGTGACGCTGAATAGTAGGAATATGGGCCGGGGTGCCTTTAGTTGGGTAAGCTCCCTATTGCTGAGCAGGGCGGTAGATGTAGTGAGCCAATATGGCGAAGCGCTAGGGAGTGTGTTTAACTATCTGGGAGATGCCAGTGTTGAGCGGCTTAGTGTAAACCCCATTGAGGGGCGTCCGGTTTATGGGATACATAGTTTCAAATGGGGCGGCCTCAACCCGGAAATCGGTGCGCCGATGGGCTACCTGCCTGATGGTACATGGACCGATAATTACAGCGCTATAGCTTCAGCATCATCGGTTGAAGACTTGGTCTTCCACGGTTATGCCCGCCCACCCGTATTCGGTAGCTTACGGAATACTATTTCCTATCACAATCTGTCCTTTTCCTTCAATCTGGTCTATAAATTAGGGCATTGGTTTAGGGCTCCCTCTATAAATTATACGAATCTCTACAGCCAGTGGAATGGGCACAGCGATTTTGCCCAACGATGGCGGCAGCCCGGTGATGAGCAGTTTACACACGTGCCCGCTATGCATTACCCGGCTAACCAATCGCGTGATCAATTCTACACTTTTTCTGAAGTGCTGGCAGAAAGAGGAGATCTGTTGCGCTTGCAGGATGTCACGCTGAATTACCAGTTGGATAAACAAAGCTGGCGAAGCAATCCCTTCGCCAATCTTGAAATCTATCTATATGCCAATAACCTGGGTCTGCTCTATACGGCTAATAAGAGAAGGATTGATCCTGATTTTCCGCTGATGAGAAATCCACGAAGTATTGCATTGGGCTTTAGGGCTTCATTTTAA
- a CDS encoding RagB/SusD family nutrient uptake outer membrane protein: MKTNYTQLLFLSIILLTGCTKEMLERKPDQSLVVPATLTDFKALLDNAFSNPLTGLEISAGDYEVTFEDWQAMTSARSRNMYIWNADINEGSQLVTEWDDSYEQVFYANVVLDGLADINRNISNQVEYDNVHGTALFQRSYAFYNLLQYFAPAYGGEAEEQLGIPLRLTADINDPSVRATLSDCYQQVANDLKSALELVPSAQPFRTQPNRAAVATLLAKVFLAKGDFEQTNIYAARALEENHSLLDLNELDISDDFPFPQFNDEVLFHRNIPLDISFIAPRCKIDADLYRSYAQNDLRRSLYFVENPDGSVSFKGNYTGTRIPFGGLAWDETYLMKAESDARLGRTDEAMLTLNALLETRYRTGSFVPLSVSNAHDALSAVLLEMELLPLKRDRFRQ, translated from the coding sequence ATGAAAACAAACTACACACAGCTGTTATTTTTATCAATAATACTACTAACCGGTTGCACAAAGGAAATGTTGGAACGTAAACCTGATCAGAGTTTGGTGGTGCCGGCTACCTTAACTGACTTTAAAGCCTTGCTAGACAATGCATTCAGCAATCCCTTAACTGGGCTGGAAATCTCTGCAGGAGATTATGAAGTTACCTTTGAAGACTGGCAGGCGATGACAAGTGCCAGAAGTCGTAATATGTATATATGGAACGCCGATATAAACGAGGGTTCTCAATTGGTGACCGAATGGGACGATTCTTACGAACAGGTATTTTATGCCAATGTGGTGCTTGATGGATTGGCTGATATAAATAGAAATATATCTAACCAGGTAGAGTATGATAACGTTCATGGGACAGCTTTGTTCCAACGTTCTTATGCCTTCTACAATTTATTGCAGTATTTTGCCCCGGCTTATGGAGGCGAAGCTGAGGAGCAATTGGGAATCCCCCTGCGGCTCACGGCGGATATTAATGACCCCTCGGTAAGAGCTACGCTTAGTGATTGCTACCAGCAGGTAGCAAACGATCTAAAGAGCGCCCTTGAGCTGGTACCCTCGGCTCAGCCTTTTCGGACGCAACCTAATAGAGCAGCAGTAGCTACGTTGCTTGCAAAAGTGTTTCTTGCAAAGGGTGATTTTGAGCAAACGAATATTTATGCAGCACGCGCCTTGGAAGAAAATCATAGCTTACTGGACCTGAACGAACTAGACATTAGTGATGACTTTCCATTTCCGCAGTTTAACGATGAAGTGCTTTTTCACCGGAACATTCCGCTGGATATCAGTTTTATTGCTCCTCGCTGTAAAATCGATGCAGACCTCTATCGCAGTTATGCACAGAACGACCTACGCAGATCGCTCTACTTTGTCGAAAATCCCGATGGTTCGGTATCTTTCAAGGGTAATTATACGGGTACTCGCATCCCTTTCGGAGGCCTTGCCTGGGATGAAACGTATCTGATGAAGGCTGAAAGTGATGCGCGTTTGGGAAGGACAGATGAAGCGATGCTAACGCTAAATGCATTATTGGAAACTCGATATAGAACAGGGTCGTTTGTGCCTTTAAGTGTTTCCAATGCACATGACGCCCTTTCTGCTGTTTTGTTAGAAATGGAGTTGCTACCTTTAAAGCGAGACAGATTTAGACAGTAA
- a CDS encoding transposase produces MHRKFDDSFKIMAVDLSVVKGSVADVAKELDIDPSLLSKWRRNPRYNGNKVLPDNPKISPEEQELRILRKKLRDTELERDILKKAIAIFSRGDGPYTGS; encoded by the coding sequence ATGCATAGAAAATTTGATGATTCGTTTAAGATAATGGCGGTCGATTTGAGCGTTGTTAAGGGATCTGTAGCCGATGTAGCTAAGGAATTAGACATAGACCCCAGTTTACTGAGTAAATGGCGTAGAAATCCACGTTATAATGGGAATAAGGTTTTACCTGACAATCCCAAGATCAGTCCGGAGGAGCAGGAGTTAAGGATTTTACGCAAGAAATTAAGAGATACAGAATTAGAACGCGATATCTTAAAAAAGGCCATAGCCATCTTCTCCAGGGGAGACGGTCCATATACCGGTTCATAA